The Planctomycetia bacterium region ACCGGGTCATGGAACGCAGGCCGGTGCCACTGTAGGGCATGTGTTCTTCAGTGATGATGCCCGCCAGGGCAAAGGAGGCAATGTGAGGCAGGTGGCTGGTCATAGCCATGATGGCATCGTGTTCGACAGCGTTGATCTCGACCACCTTGCTGCCCAGGTTTTGCCACAAATCAGTCAGGAGTTTGAGAGTCGAGCTGCTGGAAAAATCGGTTGGTGTCAGAAACATCAGCCTGTTTTGAAATAGTGATGATGATGCATGTTCCGGTCCGCTTTTTTCTGATCCCGCCAAAGGATGTCCACCAACAAATCGCTTGGCATACGTCCAGGAACGATCAATCGCAGCAACAATGTCTGCCTTGGTGCTACCAACATCACTTACTACCAGTTTGGGAAACCGCTCAAGCAATGTGATGGCAAGAGGAACTACCGAATCGACCGGCGTGCACACAATAGCCAGCGTGGCTTGTTCAAGAGTTTGAGGGAACTCCAGGTAGCCTTCATCAATCATGCCTCGCTGCTGGGCTATAGTCAGCGATTCACAACTTCGTGAGATGCCGATAATCCTGTGTGCCAGTTTGCGTTCTTTCACCGCAAGAGCGAGCGAACCGCCCAGTAGACCCACCCCCACAATTGCCAGCGTATCCATCATCTTGTTGATGTATGACCTCACCCGCCTGCTGGCGAATGGTTGTTCAACTCGCGCGCGCCACATGCCTTCAGCAGGCACTGCTCATGAAGGAAAGTCATTTGGTACAATCGAACACGCAGCATGATTCGTCATAGTTGATGAACCATACAAGGAGCTTGATATGAAACGTCTGTTCTGTCTTGCCGCGGTCCTGGTCTGTTTACGCTGGTGTACGCTGCAGGCTGGTGAAGCCAACACGCCTGTCAAGGAAGTCAAAAGTCGGGTCGCGCATGTTACGGTGTATACCGCCAGCGCCCTGATCAGCCGCGATGTTGATGTTCCCGAAGGCACCGGCCTGATGGAACTGGTCGTCAATCCGCTGCCTCCCCAGGTGGTCGATGGCACACTCTATTCCGAAGGTAACGATGGCGTTCGCATTCTCACTACACGCTACCGCACCCGTGCCATCGAGCAGGATGTACGTGAAGAAGTCAAAAAACTGAACGAAGAGCGCAAGAAGCTGGCGATAAGCAAGCAGGAAATGGAAGCCAAGCAGAAGGTGTTGACGGATAACCTCGCACTGCTGGTCAAGCTGGAAGGCTTCACCGGCGCGACCATGCAGCATCTCACTGAAAAAGGTTTGCTGAGCGCCGATCAGACCATATCCCTTTCCAAGTACATCATGGAAACCCGTGCCACCAAGTCGGATGAACTTGCCAAGCTCAGGCAAATGATCCAGGTCAACCAGGAAGCAGATCAATTCCTTGCCCGCAAACTGAGCGAAGTAGCTGGAGGCACCAACCGCACCGAACGCGATGCGGTCATCACCATCAACAAGGCCAACCAGGCACCTGCCAGAATCCGTCTCAACTATTTAGTCAGCCAGGCAAGCTGGTCTCCGCAATACAAATTCCGGGCAGGCAAGGAAAAGGAAGCAGTGCAGGTGGAATATCTGGCAGCTATCCGTCAGCAATCGGGTGAAGAATGGTCTAATGTCACGATCACCCTTTCCACCGCGCAGCCTATGCTCAATGCTGCCCCGCCAGAACTTCGTGCATTGGCCATGAATGTTGTCCCCATGCCAGGGCAGGGTGGTGGCAAGGGCAATGTTACCATCGCTGGCAATCAACTTTCTTTCGGTCAGCAAGGCCAGGCACAGGCGCCAGAACCTCAATCAGCCAACAACACTCCCCAGGAAAAACTCAGCAGTGCTCGCGACAACCGTTACCGTGCACAGCTTGAAGTCAACAAAAAGAATTTCCAGGCGGCCAACACCTTGTGGAACGAAGCAGCTGCTGCAGAGCAAAGCCTGCAACTCTTGACCACCAAGGAAGAAGAAATGCAGGTAGCTGTCAACGATGCATTCGGCGGAGCCTCCGAAGGTCCCACTGTTACCTACAAGCTGCCCAGCGGCATCTCCATCCCCAGCCGACATGATGAACAGGTAGTAGAGGTGGCCAAGCTCACCTTATCACCAGACTACTACTACAAGGCAATTCCCGTGCTCACCAAACATGTCTATCGCCTGGCGAATCTCACCAACAAGAGCGAAATGGTTCTGCTTCCCGGCGAAGCTACCATGTATCAAGGCACCGACTTCGTAGGTCGCACCCAGTTGAACCTCGTCGCGATCGGCGAACGATTTACCGTTGGCTTTGGTGTTGATCCACAACTGCAGGTCAATCGCAAGCTGGTCGACAAGATTCGCAAGATGAAAGGTGCCAACCAGGAATTGCAGTACGATTACCGCATCCTGATCAGCAGCTACAAGACTGAACCAGTCAGTGTGCAGGTCTGGGATCGTCTGCCTCAATCAGAAACCGAAGCAATCAACATCAATGTCACGAAGACCAGCCCGGACATCTGCAAGGATACGCTGTACGAGCGGGAAGAACGTTCCAAAAATCTGCTCCGCTGGGATGTAACGGTTGCCCCCAACACCTTTGGCGAAAAGGCGATGGCGATTACCTATCAGTTCAAGATGGAACTCGACCGCCAGTTGCAGGTGGGAGCGCTGACCAAGTAGAGTATTCAATTCCTCCCCTCTCCCCCTCGGGGAGAGGGGCTGAGGGTGAGGGGTTTCTTATTACGGCGCAGCCCTTCAAATTACTTTGCGTCTATTTTATGACGCCAGTTTGAATTTCTCGTTTTCTTCTGTTCCACCCACCGATTGAATCAGTTGTGCACCACGGATTTTATCAAACACTTCGAGGACCAGCGTGTTCATGTCAGTAACTCGTGGCATTTCGCGATCAGCTAACACTGCATCGCAGACCTGTCTGCGCGTGAACGATTTCTTGTCGAACAATTCAAAGTAAGCCAGGATGATCTCCTGAATGCGATGCCGATCTGCGTCAGTTGCAGTGTGCAATGTATTCTCCTGAACGTATGTAGACATCGTATGATATTACTGGAGATTAATGAATATTCTCTTGAATTAACAATGGAATAAGAACCTGGTGAATAGGTTAAAGATCAAGGTAATCAGGCTCAAAATGAGATGATGGTATTGCATCCATAAGAAAATTTGAAACGTCCCAACGTGTCATCTATTCATGACACGTTGGAAACGAGTCCCACAGCCTATTCCTTCGCAAACTCTTTCAGTACATCCTGCAATTTCTGGTTAAACTCCTTGGGCTTTTCCAGCATGGGGTAGTGCCCCACTTCGGGGATGGTGACTGCGTTGTAGTCAGCATATTTCTTGTTAATGTCAACCGCAGTGGGAGTGTGCAACTGGAAACCTCCTGCAGAATTGATACAGCGGACGGGTACCTTGGCTTCTTTCAGCAGAGTCTTGGGATCCTGGCTCATCAGATTTTTCATCAGGCTGGCAGCCATCTTCTGATCCTGTGCCAAAGCTCGTGTAGTAATCCATTGCTTCAATTCCGCATCAGCATTGGCGGTCAGCATACTGCCAATGGCGTTCTTGAGCGTTCCGCCGAAATCGGTTTCAAACTGTTTGGTGAAGTGTTCAACAATTTCCTTGGGCATCTGGAACTCGACATTCTGCAGGGTATCCACGCCGATTACCGCAACCACTTTGCCAGGCATACGCTTGGCAGCAGCCAGCGATACCGGGCCGCCCATGGAGTGGCCAATCAGGATCACGCGCTTGAGGCCCAGTTGCTTGACCACTGCTTCCACATCGCCAGCCAGGCTGTCGATAGTCCAGTCAGTACGGTTCTTGCCTGATTCGCCATGCCCGGCCTGGTCAATAGTGACAATCTGATATTGTGGTGCAAACTCCTTGACCTGGTGCTTCCAGTATTCATGGTCGCCACACCAGCCATGCAGGAACAACAGCGTGGTTTCGCCTTTACCGGTGACTTCGCAGTAGATATTGACGCCATCAGCAGCCTGTACCGACTTTTTGACCGGCGCATCATCCGCACTGATCGCTGTAGCATGGCTCATCAAGCCTGCCAGCAATAACCATAGCGTGTATTTTGCGTACATGGTTGAACCTCGTGGGAAATGGAGTTGTGGAGATTGTAAGTGGAAGATGGTCGGTTGGCCTCTTTGAAACGTCCGATGTTGTGGAATGATCTCCGAATGTTCTCCTGACCATTCCATATTGCTCATTCCTCACAAAACTAATGGCAATGATTGCGGCAGCAATTAGAATGTGTTTCATTCCAAATTCTCAACGAGATAAGCAGCCATGCTATTTTACTCGATGATTACTCTTGCATGCATCTCAATTACGCCGTACACGGGTGAATCGGTTACGTTTTCCAAAGATGATGCGGGACGATTGCCTGCTGGCTGGGAAGCATCACAGACGGGGGAAGGCAAAGGGAGTATCTGGAAGGTGAGTGCCGATACCAGCGCGCCATCGGGTTCGGGGTTTGCCCTGGCTCAGACCGCTAAAGCGCCAAATGCCTGTTACAACATTGCAACGCTGCAGCAGAGTTCGTTTCGGGATGGAGTCATTTCTGTCCAGTTGAAATGCATTGCAGGCGAACTCGATCAAGGTGGCGGACTGGTTTGGCGGTATCAGGATGCAAACAATTACTACATCTGCCGATTCAATCCACTGGAAGACAACTACCGGGTTTACAAGGTGATCAACGGCAAACGCGTGCAGTTGGCCACCAAAGAGGAATTGACGCCACCCAAGGGTAAATGGCACACGGTTTCTGTGAAACATGCAGGGAACAAAATCGAATGCAGTCTGGATGGTAAGGCACTGCTGACTGCAGAAGATGCTTCCATTACCATGCCGGGTCGTGTGGGCCTCTGGACCAAAGCCGATGCCCAGACGCATTTTGATCAGCTGAAAGTGGAACAACTCAAGCCTTAATTCGATGAGCAGCAACTACAGGAGTATGAGAATGAAATATCGCGTTTCGCGTGGTTTTACACTCGTTGAACTTCTGGTGGTGATTGCCATCATCTCGTTGCTGCTGGCCTTGCTGTTGCCAGCCATTCAGCGTGTACGCGAAGCATCCAATCGCATGCAGTGTGCCAACAATCTGAAGCAACTGGGACTTGCGTTTCATCAATATGTCAACGATTACGGTGCATTGCCTCCCCGTCGGCAAACCGTGACCCCGTTTCAAGGGTGGGGGCCACTTCTTCTGACGTATCTCGAGCAAACGGCCATTTCCCGCGATTATGATACCAAGAAGAACTTCTACGATCCCGTCAATCAACCTTACATCAAGTTGCCTCTTGCGATTTTCGCCTGCCCCACGGCTGAGTATGGCCGGAAAATTAACATCATTGATCAGATGAATATGCCCACCGGCGCAGAGGGGGCTGCGGGCGATTATTTCGCTGCCAACAGTGTCGATGCCTACTGGTGGCCTGAGCCACGCCGTTCAGCGGCAGCCAACACGATGGAATGCCCTGCGATGCGAGACAATAGCCGTCGCAAGTTTGCAGCGATCCGCGATGGCATCACCCATACCTTGCTTTTGGCAGAGTTTGCTGGTCGGCCCGATCATTGGATCATGCGGCAGAAGCAACCCACGAATGCCAACCTGCAATGGGCCAACTGGTGGGGGCCTTGGGCATCGTATCAGTCATCCATCTTCCGCACCTGGAGTGCCGATGGCAAAACTCCAGGCGGGCCAGGCACTATCAACTGCAACAACAACTGGGGCATTTATGCGTTTCATCCTGCTGGGGCAAACGTGCTCTTCTGCGATGGTGGCGTCAGGTTTTTGCCAGTGGGGCTGGATCGCGAAGTCTTCGCAGGCATTGTCACTCGCGACGGCGGCGAAGTCATTGATGAAACAAGCTATTAATTGCAGGAGTCGGTAATGGTTTTGTTAATTATTGCAATGACTTTCGCTTCGATGCAGGATAGCGCTCAGCAGCCTCATCGTGAAACAAGCATTGCTTTCCTTAAAACCCAACAACATGCATGTGGGGCATTCTCCGTCAAGAACCCGGTTGTCGATCCAACGGCTTTGCCTTCTATTCGTGCAACGCGCACCGCCATTAAGGCATTTGCTCTCAATGGCTCTACGGTGCCGCATCCGGAAAAGATATTGCAGTTCCTCAAAGACTGTCACTCTCCCAAAACAGGGGGCTTCTCGGATCGCCCGGGGATTGAACCTGATCCAGTCAGCACCTCTGTAGCCTTGATGATCCTGAAGGAACTCAACCAGCCGGTTGAGCCATATCTCAAGTCGGGGATGGCCTTCATGGATGCCCACACGAAGAACTTTGAAGAAATTCGCATGGTGGCTCCATCGCTGGAACAGTTGCAGCAATGGTCCACCATGGCGGAACGCTGGGGACAGATCATCGAGGAAGTTCGTAACGCGGATGGCACCTATGGCAAAGGGCCTGGGATGACACGCATGACCGCGCTTCGCATCGTCGCCCGGCAGAGGCTTGGTTTGCCTACGCCACGCAAAGACGACATCCTTGCGATGATTCGACCAGGGCAACGTGTTGATGGCGGCTTTGGCGGCGATCAAGGCGACACGTCTGACCTGGAATCGTGTTACAGGATCGTGCGATTGTTTTCGCGATTGGAAGCGCAGCCCGACAGGCCAACCGAGCTACGAGCATTCATTGAAAAATGCCACCACGCCAGTGGTGGATACGGCGTGAAGCCAGGCGATCCGCCCACTTTGCACGGAACCTATTATGCAGCCGTTGTCACATCGTGGCTGAATGGCGGGAAGTAAGTCGCTAGATAGATGGTGCGTTTTGCTTGAAACCGCGAGAATACCAATGCCAAGAAGCCTTAGCGCGGCGACGGCATCCTACGATGCAACCGAGGCAGAGAACCCACAAAGGGATAGCGATTGCATCGCCTATCCTGTAAACTAACCTTTCCCACCGCACGTTCTCCTGCCGAGAGTTTATCCATGAAGTGGTTGTCGCTGGCTGGTTGTCTCGCCGTTTTGTGTGCCTGTCTTTTCTCTCCGTCGCCTGAAACTACCAGTGTAGCCTTATCGCAGGATACTGCACCGGTTCAGTTCGAATTGAAGCCCGGCGATCATATCTGCTTCATCGGTAACAATACCGCAGACCGGATGCAGCATATGGGTTGGCTGGAAACTCTCCTGCACAGCCGGTACCCGGAACATCAACTGATCGTGCGTAACCTGGGTTTTGCGGGAGATACACTGACTACTCGTTTGCGATCAGCGAGTTTCGGCACGCCTGATGAATGGCTCACGAAATGTAAAGCCGACGTGGTCTTTGCGTTCTTCGGCTACAACGAATCGTTTGCGGGCAAGGATGGACTTGCGGCATTCAAATCGGAACTCGATACGTTCATCACCCACACGCTCAGCCAGAAGTACAACGGCAAATCGTCGCCCCGGCTGGTGCTCTTCTCGCCACTGGCCCATGAAAACCTCAACTCGCCGAACCTGCCTGATGGCAAAGCCAATAATGAGCGATTGAAACTCTACACCGAAGCGATGCAGCAGGCCGCCGCCCGCCATCGCATTACTTTCGTCGATTTGTTCACCAGCAGTCAGACGGAGTATGGCCACAAGAAACTGCCACTGACCATCAATGGCATTCATCTGAATGAGCATGGTGACAAGGTGATGGCAGAGTCGATTGAAAAGTCTCTCTTAGCCAGCTCGATCACCCATGAAACGGAATACCTGGAGAAGCTGCGAACCGCCATCAACGACAAGAATTTCTACTGGTTCCAGCGTTACCGCACTACCGATGGCTATTCGATTTATGGCGGGCGGGCTGATCTGAAGTTCGTCAACGACCAGACTAACCGCGAGGTGGCTCAGCGGGAAATGGAAGTGCTCGATGTGATGACCGCCAACCGCGACAAGCATGTCTGGAGCGTGGCACAGAACAAGCCTGCCAAGGTGGATGACAGCAACCTGCCCGCGTTTATTCCGGTCATCAGCAACAAGCCGGGCAAAGGCCCCAACGGGCAGCACCTGTTCCTCAGCGGCGAGGAAGCCATCCAAAGCATGAAGATTGCCAAGGGCTTTAAGGTCAATCTCTTTGCAGATGAGAAAATGTTCCCGGAACTGATCAACCCGGTGCAGATGCAGTTCGATACCAAAGGCCGGCTGTGGGTTGCCACTTGGCAGACGTATCCGCACTGGAAGCCAACCGAGGCGATGAATGACACGCTGCTCATTCTGGAAGATACCGATGGCGATGGCAAAGCGGATAAACGCACTGTCTTCGCGGGCGATCTGCACAACCCCACCGGCTTCGAGTTCTACAACGGCGGCGTGATGGTCGCTCAGGCCCCGAACGTCGTTTTCCTGAAAGATACCAACGGCGATGACAAATATAATTCCAAGGAAATTGTCCTGAGCGGTATCGACTCAGCAGATACGCATCACACCGCCAACAGCTTTGTGTTCGGCCCCGATGGCGCCCTCTATTTCCAGGAAGGCACCTTCCATCATACTTCGGTTGAAACACCTTACACAGCTCCGGTGCGCTGTGCCAATGCGGGTGTGTTCCGTTACGAACCCCGCACGCAGAAGTTTGAGACCTACATATCGTACGGCTTCGCTAACCCGCATGGCCACGTCTTCGATAAATGGGGGCGGGACATCGTCGTCGATGGCACCGGTTCCAATCCGTACCATGCGGCCCTCTTCAGTGGCTACATGGAATATCCGAACAAGCACCGCCAGCCTCCACAGGTTTATCAGCAGTGGACGCGGCCTTGCTCCGGCATGGAGATTCTCAGCAGCAAACACTTTCCCGATGAGCTGCAAGGCAACCTGCTGGTGCTGAATGTCATTGGCTACCAGGGCATCCTGATGTACAAGCTGCGGGATAAGGGCGCCAGCATTGAGGGGATTGAAGATACCAGGCTACTGTCGTCAAGCGATCCGAACTTCCGGCCAGCCGACATTAAGATGGGACCCGATGGCGCGATCTATTTCTGCGACTGGCACAATCCCATCATCGGCCACATGCAGCATAATCTGCGCGACCCCAATCGCGACCGCACGCATGGTCGCGTGTACCGGGTGACGTATGAAGGCAGGCCGTTGTCGGAGAAAGTGAGTGTTGCCGGTGAGCCGATTGAAAAACTGCTCCAACTACTGACCCATCCGGAAGAGCGGGTGAGGTACCGGACCCGCGTGGAACTGTCTTCACGCAAGACAGATGAAGTGTTGAAAGCCGCTACCGCGTGGCTCGATGCACTGTTCCAGAAGCCTGGCGACCATGCTCAGGAAGAACTCGAAATCCTCTGGCTGTTCCAGCAGCATAACACGGTGTTTTCGCAACTGGTGCATCGGCTGATGAAGTCGCAGCATGGGCATGTGCGCGCCGGTGCGGTGCGAGTTCTCTGTTATTGGCGCGACAGGTATCCGGCCAATTATGATGAAGTACCTGGCAAGCCGCCTGAAAAGAACGGGCAGTCAAACTCCAAAACAAATTCAAAAAGAATTGACCCGCAAGTTGCGAAGAAAGAGCTGGAAGAGTTCAACGAAAAGATTAAAACCATGGAACGTCAAAATGCCAAAATAAATGACTCAACCCCGAATCGCTCTGACCTCGTCTACCGTGGCCCCGAATTCGAGTGGCCTGTCAGTACGTTGACCGCGTTGCATAGTCTGTGCAGCGATCCTGATCCGCGGGTACGCCTGGAAGTGGCACGTGCTGCCAGCTTTCTGACCGATCCCGAAGCAGTCGAAATTCCGCTCCTCATTCAGCAGCAGCCGATGGATCAGTATTTGACGTTTGTGTGCCAGGAAACCATGCGGACTCTGGAGCCAATCTGGAAACGGCATCTGGCATTGGGGAAGCCTTTCAAGATGCGAACGCACATCGGCAACCGCTTCCTCGTCCGCAACATGAACAACACGCTGCTTCTGAAGATGGAACGCAATGCTGATGTGTGCCGGGAACTGCTGACGCGGCCTGGCATTCAGGATGACTATCGTTTGGATGCCTTGCGTAATCTCACCCGCATGTTCCATCGTTCACCTGCGGCGCTTTTGGTAGAAACTTTGACACAACTCGACCAGGAGAAGAACCTGAGCGATACCAGCATTTTCTTCGACCTGGTTCGCCTGCTGGCGGGCCGCAAGGCGGATGAACTGAAGGAAATCCGGCCGCAGCTCATGCAACTGGCTCTGACCGCTCGTCAGCCTGTCATCCGCCAAGTGGGTTATGTTGCCCTTATGACGGTGGATGGGCATGTGCATTCCGCCTGGAAGTTAGTGGCTGATGCCAAAGACCGCGTGTCGGCTGAGATTGATCTGGCGACTGCTACCAGTTTGCTCAGCGATGGCAGCTTACGGGAAGAAGCCTACAACGAGTTGATGGATGTACTGAACAAATCGGGCACCTCCACCAAGCTGGCTCCGCCAGCCGGCCGTTTCGTTCGCATTGAAATCCCAGGCAAGAACAAAACCCTGACGCTTGCTGAAGTGGAAGTCACCTCGCAAGGCAAGAATATTGCCCGCACCGGCAAGGCCACGCAAAGTGCCACGGCACACGGCGGAGCAGCTTCGCGTGCCATCGATGGCAACACCTCAGGCCGCTATGCCGATGGCGGGCAGACGCACACACCCGAAAATGGCAGCAACCCCTGGTGGGAACTCGACCTCGGGTCGGAACAGCCCATTGAGAGCATTATCATCTACAACCGTACCGAGGACAAATTCTACCGCAGGTTGGATGGCTACACTATTACGGTGCTGAATGATCAGAAGCAGCCAGTCTGGCAGAAGACGGCACAGCCCGGACCAGAGAAGATGGTCACTCACACCATTGCTCCACACGATCCACAGGCACAGCTTCGGGGCGCGGTCATGCTGGCTCTCACCACAGTGCGTGGTCACGAGAAGAAGACGTTTGAAACACTCGCCAAACGGCTGCTGCAAAGCCCTGCTGATCAATCCGCAGCCATGCAGGCAATATTGCGCTTGCCAAAGAACACCTGGCCGGTGGATCAGGCAAAGCCACTGCTGGAACAGACGCTCAAGATTCTTAAAGCCATTCCCGTCAATCAGCGAACCGGAACGAGTGGCAGCCTGGCCATGGAACTGGCCGATTCACTGACAACGCTGTTGCCTGCAGACCAAACCCGACCTTTCCGTAAGGAACTCTTGGACTTGGGCGTGCGTGTCATCCGTATCGGCACATTGCTCGAACGCATGTCGTACGACAAGGACGTGATTGTAGTGCAATCCGGCAAGCCGGTCGAATTCATTTTTGAAAACACCGACATGATGCCCCATAACCTGGTCATCAGCGAACCGGGGACACTGGAGACCATTGGTGAAGCAGCGGAGGCAATGGCCACTTCGCCCGAAGCCGCCAACAGGCAGTTCGTTCCGCCTTCCGACAAGATTCTGCTGGCCAGCAAACTGTTGCAGCCACGCGAATCCCAGCGGCTGAGTTTCACTGCACCCAAAGCGCCCGGCGTGTATCCCATTGTCTGCACCTACCCCGGCCACTGGCGCAGGATGTATGCAGCACTCTATGTGGTGAACGATCTGGAAGGATACCAGACCGGGCCTGATGCCTATCTTGCAGCACATCCGATTACCATCAAGGATGCCATGTTGAAGGATCGTCGGCCTCGCACGGAATGGAAGTATGCCGACCTGGAACCACTGCTGGTCGATTTGAAAGGGGGACGCTCTTTCAGTAACGGCAAGCAGATGTTCAAGGTAGCGACCTGCCAGGCGTGCCATCGGCTTGAAAACGTGGGCAACAACTTTGCTCCTGATCTGTTCCAGCTTGATCCCAAGTGGAAACCAGCCGACGTGCTCAGAAATATCGTAGAGCCTTCGCATCAGATCAATGAAAAATATCAGACTTGGACGTTTGCTACCATCGATGGCAAAACCATCACCGCCATCGTGCTGGAGGAAACGCCTGAGAGTTACAAGATCATTGAAAACCCGCTGGTCAAGGCGGAGCCGATGATCTTGAAAAAGAGTGATGTGGAGCAGAAGCAGAAGTCAAATGTTTCCACCATGCCCAAGGGCTTGCTCGATACGCTATCTCGCGATGAGATTCTCGACCTGCTGGCTTATCTACTCTCCCAAGGCAAACCGGATAATGAGATGTTTAAGGGTGAGGGGCATAAGCATTAGGATTTACAGATGCCTCCCGAGAACCACACTAAAAAGATCGTGATTGCCGGTGGCAGCGGGTTTCTGGGCATTTCGCTTGCCACCTGGCTGACACGGGCTGGTTACTCCGTTGTTATCCTGTCGCGTAAGCCCCCAACACTTTCAGGCAAGTGGCAGCATGTTGCATGGGATGCTCGAACGACGGGTGACTGGTGCGGGGAGCTTTCTGGTGCAGCGGGGCTGGTGAATCTCGCTGGTCGGAGTGTGAACTGCATTAAGACACCCGATCATCAGGATGAAATCCTTCGATCCCGTGTTGAATCAACCCGCGTGCTGGGACATGCTTTGCGGAACATTCAACAGGCGCCACCCGTCTGGGTGCAGATGAGTACAGCACATATCTATGGCGACCCGCCTGAACTGGTCTGCACGGAAAGCTCGCCAACTGGTTATGGCCTGGCTCCCTACGTGGGGAAAGCATGGGAGGAAGAGTTCCAGCAGAGCTTGTTGCCACAGCAGCGTGGCGTCGTATTGCGAACAGGCTTTGTGCTGGGCCGCGATCTGGGCGCTGGCGGTGGTGCCTTTACAATGTTTCGCAACCTGGCACGATTCGGTCTGGGCGGTACAGTGGGTTCAGGCAGGCAGGGCATGAGCTGGATTCATGAAACGGACATGAACCGGATTTTTGAGCAAGCACTGATCAACTACAGCATGAAGGGCATGTACGTTGCCTCGTCGCCTCACCCGGTATCGCAAAAAGAGTTCATGCGCTACTTGCGGAAAGCGATGGGTATGCCCATCGGCCTACCTGCATTCTCGTGGATGGTCCGCTTCGGCGCCAAGTGGATTCTGCGAACCGACCCGGAACTGGCACTTTATGGCAGGTATGTCATCCCCCAACGACTGATCGATGAAGGTTTCACGTTTCAGTATGCCAAACTCCCCGATGCGTTTCAGGAACTGGTGGGATGAGCGGTTCGAAGGACACGTTTTTAAGGTATATCGAAAACCACAAATCCAACTGTTACCAACAGTGATAAACTGGTGATTTTGCAAAATTCTTCATGCATTCAGTCAAGCGATTTATTAAACTCCATAACCGCATCCGATTTCATCAGCAAATGATCATTAGATGCGTAGACACCCATTCTCTTCAACAGGAAACTGTGCCCATGAACTCTGCCAAAACTAACTTTCGTCCCTGGATATTCGCCACGATCCTGACTGGTACTTTCATTGCGATCATCATCTGGAACTCTCCAGCCATTGGTCATGGTCTGCAGAAAGATGCAACCACCTCTCACCGATATACGATCAACCATACTGAAGGCACCAAC contains the following coding sequences:
- a CDS encoding DUF4139 domain-containing protein: MKRLFCLAAVLVCLRWCTLQAGEANTPVKEVKSRVAHVTVYTASALISRDVDVPEGTGLMELVVNPLPPQVVDGTLYSEGNDGVRILTTRYRTRAIEQDVREEVKKLNEERKKLAISKQEMEAKQKVLTDNLALLVKLEGFTGATMQHLTEKGLLSADQTISLSKYIMETRATKSDELAKLRQMIQVNQEADQFLARKLSEVAGGTNRTERDAVITINKANQAPARIRLNYLVSQASWSPQYKFRAGKEKEAVQVEYLAAIRQQSGEEWSNVTITLSTAQPMLNAAPPELRALAMNVVPMPGQGGGKGNVTIAGNQLSFGQQGQAQAPEPQSANNTPQEKLSSARDNRYRAQLEVNKKNFQAANTLWNEAAAAEQSLQLLTTKEEEMQVAVNDAFGGASEGPTVTYKLPSGISIPSRHDEQVVEVAKLTLSPDYYYKAIPVLTKHVYRLANLTNKSEMVLLPGEATMYQGTDFVGRTQLNLVAIGERFTVGFGVDPQLQVNRKLVDKIRKMKGANQELQYDYRILISSYKTEPVSVQVWDRLPQSETEAININVTKTSPDICKDTLYEREERSKNLLRWDVTVAPNTFGEKAMAITYQFKMELDRQLQVGALTK
- a CDS encoding DUF1559 domain-containing protein, encoding MKYRVSRGFTLVELLVVIAIISLLLALLLPAIQRVREASNRMQCANNLKQLGLAFHQYVNDYGALPPRRQTVTPFQGWGPLLLTYLEQTAISRDYDTKKNFYDPVNQPYIKLPLAIFACPTAEYGRKINIIDQMNMPTGAEGAAGDYFAANSVDAYWWPEPRRSAAANTMECPAMRDNSRRKFAAIRDGITHTLLLAEFAGRPDHWIMRQKQPTNANLQWANWWGPWASYQSSIFRTWSADGKTPGGPGTINCNNNWGIYAFHPAGANVLFCDGGVRFLPVGLDREVFAGIVTRDGGEVIDETSY
- a CDS encoding prephenate dehydrogenase/arogenate dehydrogenase family protein, with the protein product MWRARVEQPFASRRVRSYINKMMDTLAIVGVGLLGGSLALAVKERKLAHRIIGISRSCESLTIAQQRGMIDEGYLEFPQTLEQATLAIVCTPVDSVVPLAITLLERFPKLVVSDVGSTKADIVAAIDRSWTYAKRFVGGHPLAGSEKSGPEHASSSLFQNRLMFLTPTDFSSSSTLKLLTDLWQNLGSKVVEINAVEHDAIMAMTSHLPHIASFALAGIITEEHMPYSGTGLRSMTRLAGGDPTMWTAIVMSNRQHLQTGVNQLQQWLARFQQALENGNACELNQLFHEGRKVHHALGS
- a CDS encoding alpha/beta hydrolase — its product is MYAKYTLWLLLAGLMSHATAISADDAPVKKSVQAADGVNIYCEVTGKGETTLLFLHGWCGDHEYWKHQVKEFAPQYQIVTIDQAGHGESGKNRTDWTIDSLAGDVEAVVKQLGLKRVILIGHSMGGPVSLAAAKRMPGKVVAVIGVDTLQNVEFQMPKEIVEHFTKQFETDFGGTLKNAIGSMLTANADAELKQWITTRALAQDQKMAASLMKNLMSQDPKTLLKEAKVPVRCINSAGGFQLHTPTAVDINKKYADYNAVTIPEVGHYPMLEKPKEFNQKLQDVLKEFAKE